From the Roseibium sp. HPY-6 genome, one window contains:
- a CDS encoding histidine phosphatase family protein: MTWCVYLTHPEVNVDPGVPVPQWGLSPVGHARAEQATALPFANEIGAIVSSGETKAIETARYFAAKLSLEPRIREDLHENDRSATGFLPPDEFEQTADRFFADPATSVRGWERAIDAQQRIVGGVQDVLTGIDQDVPVLFTGHGAAGTLLMCHLMGVSISRSHDQARGGSLYRFDKDWLTTGAGQDLHWIEV, translated from the coding sequence ATGACCTGGTGCGTTTACCTGACCCATCCTGAAGTCAATGTGGACCCCGGCGTGCCTGTGCCACAGTGGGGACTATCACCGGTCGGACATGCTCGGGCCGAGCAGGCAACGGCTCTGCCTTTCGCAAACGAGATTGGTGCCATCGTCTCAAGCGGCGAAACCAAAGCGATCGAAACAGCCCGGTACTTTGCCGCCAAGCTCTCGCTGGAGCCCCGGATCAGGGAGGACCTGCATGAAAATGACCGGTCCGCGACAGGCTTTCTGCCACCGGACGAATTCGAGCAGACAGCTGATCGTTTCTTCGCAGACCCGGCAACTTCTGTCCGAGGCTGGGAGCGCGCCATTGACGCTCAACAGCGCATCGTCGGCGGTGTGCAGGATGTCCTCACCGGCATTGACCAAGATGTGCCTGTGCTCTTTACCGGCCACGGCGCTGCCGGGACGCTGCTGATGTGCCATCTCATGGGTGTTTCGATCTCCCGGTCGCACGATCAGGCGCGTGGCGGCAGCTTGTACAGGTTCGATAAAGACTGGCTGACGACCGGTGCCGGGCAGGATTTGCACTGGATAGAAGTCTGA
- the nudC gene encoding NAD(+) diphosphatase, which yields MRAAAASLQAMEMSFIANTLDRQSERRGNTAYLKTLLERSDTRIVLSTDKTLVFEKSENPHIGHTLTSALKLGASPDEMVFLGLRPDTGQPLFATTLPRSDEELSEHPDLLVQELRNLALQNAFSAEDLSALAQARALIHWHRTHPMCSRCGAKTVMAEAGYRRDCPSCGAAHFPRTDPCVIMLITHEDKALLGRPARLPEGVYTTLAGFMEPGETIEDAVRREVFEESRIRVGDVSLVSNQPWPFPANLMLGCIGTATSLDIEIADDELEACKWCDRAEVRQMLDGTHPEEHRIPPSISIAYELITGWLENRV from the coding sequence ATGCGCGCAGCGGCCGCCAGTCTCCAGGCAATGGAGATGAGCTTTATTGCCAACACTCTCGACAGGCAGTCGGAACGGCGCGGCAATACCGCCTATCTCAAAACGCTGCTGGAACGATCAGACACACGGATTGTTCTCTCGACCGACAAGACGCTTGTCTTTGAAAAGAGCGAAAATCCGCATATCGGTCACACGCTCACTTCGGCGCTGAAGCTGGGTGCTTCGCCCGACGAGATGGTGTTTCTTGGTCTCCGGCCAGACACCGGTCAGCCTCTCTTTGCAACGACCCTGCCGCGCAGCGACGAAGAATTGTCAGAACATCCGGACCTGTTGGTTCAGGAACTCAGAAATCTCGCCCTGCAAAACGCTTTTTCTGCCGAAGACCTGAGCGCGCTCGCCCAGGCCCGGGCCCTGATCCATTGGCACCGGACGCACCCGATGTGCTCACGTTGCGGCGCGAAAACCGTCATGGCCGAGGCGGGATACCGACGGGACTGCCCGTCATGCGGCGCAGCGCATTTTCCACGCACCGATCCTTGCGTCATCATGCTGATCACCCACGAGGACAAAGCCTTGCTCGGACGTCCGGCCCGTTTGCCGGAAGGTGTCTACACGACCCTTGCCGGCTTCATGGAACCAGGCGAGACCATAGAGGACGCGGTGCGCCGCGAAGTCTTCGAAGAAAGCAGGATCAGGGTTGGTGACGTATCTCTCGTTTCCAACCAGCCCTGGCCGTTTCCCGCGAACCTGATGCTCGGCTGCATTGGCACGGCAACGTCACTTGATATTGAAATCGCAGATGACGAGCTGGAGGCCTGCAAATGGTGCGACCGCGCGGAAGTAAGGCAAATGCTCGACGGCACGCACCCGGAAGAACACAGGATCCCGCCTTCGATTTCGATTGCCTATGAACTGATTACCGGCTGGCTGGAGAACCGCGTCTGA
- a CDS encoding HIT family protein — translation MLTECNLGAALQGPEETYQQSGSPNMSSFALNPRLEGDSLFVADLTLSTVRLMKDANYPWLLLVPQKPDLVEIIDLSDADQQQLMREIALMSRLLRSVTDCEKLNVGALGNQVSQLHVHVIARFRSDKAWPGPIWGTVPREDYQTEQADTLIGRLRDAIASEL, via the coding sequence ATGCTCACCGAATGCAATCTGGGCGCTGCCTTGCAGGGGCCAGAAGAAACTTATCAGCAAAGCGGTTCGCCCAACATGTCTTCCTTTGCCCTCAATCCCCGCCTCGAAGGCGACAGCCTTTTTGTTGCCGACCTTACGCTATCGACGGTCCGGCTCATGAAGGACGCAAACTATCCATGGCTACTGCTTGTGCCACAGAAGCCCGACCTGGTTGAAATCATTGATCTCAGCGATGCCGACCAACAGCAGCTCATGAGAGAAATTGCGCTGATGAGCCGGCTCTTGCGATCCGTGACCGACTGCGAAAAGCTGAATGTCGGAGCGCTCGGCAATCAGGTGTCTCAGCTTCATGTCCACGTCATTGCCCGCTTTCGCAGCGACAAGGCCTGGCCCGGCCCGATCTGGGGTACGGTTCCGCGGGAAGACTATCAGACTGAGCAGGCCGACACCCTGATCGGCCGGTTGCGGGACGCAATTGCATCCGAACTCTGA